The Gemmatimonadales bacterium genome includes a window with the following:
- the tig gene encoding trigger factor, producing MSDITIVKTAEDAASKAFQVTVPVERVKAAEDRAVAQYSRQVRLPGFRQGKAPVAVVRKRFGDAIKQYVVEEVLRESWEQARTAEDLKPIADPSVRNLKFEDGQAVEFELQVEVRPEIKVDQVSGLSVQRTVPPVTDEMVTEQLDQLRESKAAWLPVDDAAPVEGNMVRVEVAAIEDGERKPAQPYTIVIGQGQALPALEEQILKLKPGESAETEIRFPDDHPDESRRGQARSVHITVHEVKRQELPQLDDAFAKSVGDFDDVAALTAGVRADLERSAEREADQGVREALIEQVISRNNIEAPRSMVERTLHAYLHAYNIPHEQQDRFYGEFRPVAERQVRRELALGAIAEANNLFANETEMDERIKALADARGVSFGEVYGQLEKAKRLGELERSITEDKVFAFLIGQSTIDKG from the coding sequence ATGTCCGACATCACGATCGTCAAGACGGCCGAAGACGCGGCCTCCAAAGCATTTCAAGTCACGGTACCGGTCGAGCGGGTCAAAGCCGCCGAAGACCGGGCTGTCGCTCAGTACAGCCGGCAGGTCCGGCTTCCCGGCTTCCGCCAGGGCAAGGCTCCGGTTGCCGTCGTCCGGAAGCGGTTCGGCGACGCCATCAAGCAGTACGTCGTCGAGGAGGTGCTCCGCGAGAGCTGGGAGCAGGCCCGAACCGCGGAAGACCTCAAGCCGATTGCCGATCCGAGCGTTCGCAACCTGAAGTTCGAAGACGGCCAGGCGGTCGAATTCGAGTTGCAGGTCGAGGTCCGGCCCGAGATCAAGGTCGATCAGGTGAGCGGCCTCTCGGTCCAACGCACCGTGCCGCCGGTCACCGACGAGATGGTCACCGAGCAGCTCGATCAGCTGCGCGAAAGCAAAGCGGCCTGGCTGCCGGTCGACGATGCTGCCCCAGTCGAGGGCAACATGGTTCGGGTCGAAGTTGCCGCCATCGAGGATGGCGAGCGGAAGCCCGCACAGCCCTACACCATCGTCATCGGCCAAGGCCAGGCGCTGCCCGCCCTCGAGGAGCAGATTCTCAAGCTCAAGCCGGGCGAGTCGGCCGAGACCGAGATCCGCTTCCCCGACGACCATCCGGATGAATCCCGCCGCGGCCAGGCGCGCAGCGTGCATATCACAGTGCACGAGGTCAAGCGCCAGGAACTCCCGCAACTCGACGACGCGTTTGCCAAATCGGTCGGCGACTTCGACGATGTCGCGGCCCTGACCGCGGGCGTGCGGGCCGACCTCGAACGCTCCGCCGAGCGCGAAGCCGACCAGGGCGTCCGCGAAGCGCTGATCGAGCAGGTCATCAGCCGTAACAACATCGAAGCGCCGCGTTCGATGGTTGAACGCACCCTGCACGCCTACCTGCACGCGTACAACATTCCGCACGAGCAGCAGGACCGCTTTTACGGCGAGTTCCGCCCGGTGGCTGAACGTCAGGTCCGGCGTGAACTGGCTCTGGGCGCCATCGCAGAGGCCAACAATCTGTTCGCCAACGAAACCGAGATGGACGAGCGGATCAAGGCGCTGGCCGACGCGCGGGGTGTCTCGTTCGGCGAAGTCTACGGACAGCTCGAGAAGGCCAAGCGTCTGGGCGAGCTCGAGCGCAGCATCACGGAAGACAAAGTCTTTGCCTTTCTGATCGGCCAATCCACCATCGACAAGGGTTGA
- a CDS encoding Hpt domain-containing protein: MALQIHGTCTTIDLNVLDGYRALQGENEPDIVTELIDMFLADLPSRIAMLRQTVEAGDVAATRRAAHALKGAAATLGATALAGMCDYIESTARAGSVAPASELLDEVDAEGARCRIALLKHRRP; the protein is encoded by the coding sequence ATGGCTCTGCAGATTCACGGCACATGCACGACGATCGACTTGAACGTTCTCGACGGCTATCGGGCCCTCCAGGGCGAGAACGAGCCGGACATCGTCACTGAGCTGATCGACATGTTTCTTGCCGACCTACCGTCGCGGATCGCCATGCTGCGCCAGACGGTCGAGGCAGGCGACGTCGCCGCAACCCGACGCGCGGCCCATGCGCTCAAGGGCGCTGCCGCTACACTGGGGGCGACGGCCCTGGCCGGGATGTGCGACTACATCGAGTCCACAGCGAGGGCGGGGTCAGTCGCACCCGCCTCCGAACTCCTCGACGAAGTCGATGCCGAGGGCGCACGCTGCCGCATCGCTCTGCTGAAACATCGGCGCCCCTGA
- a CDS encoding trypsin-like peptidase domain-containing protein: MSVRSLNWLKFGGLVAFAFVIGLLFASLLDVPSTSLAQERKSVTGAVIPALNPQTEERATAPTGSAAASLISLSDAFADVAETVRPSVVYIRSRRTERVVDQRRVPQGFEEFFGPRNRGRNEPQVETGSGSGFVVSKDGYILTNNHVVDGADQVMVRMLDRREYPAKVIGTDPTTDVAVIKIEAARGTTLRPVQLGSSTRSRVGEWVLAVGNPLSENLSFTVTSGIISAKGRGQLPLPGFSERSIQDFIQTDAAINRGNSGGPLLNVRGEVIGINSAIFSPTGVSAGYAFAIPIDLARQVMDQLISKGKVERAALGVQVTDASPEDAEWAGLDGVYGAKINDFPANSPARNAGLQQGDIVIGVDGQRVEYVAQLQQLVGFRRAGESVKVEVARKGGTRRTFDVRLIGQDATSPETQVAGGAAAPGTDASSALRERLGINGSALSSEMAQQLRLPATAKGVVVESVDPYGPADGLLISGGLINIITAVEDKPVGNEAELSAVLRSYPPGTVVSLNVLQYARGDERPTTRIVRVRLK; the protein is encoded by the coding sequence ATGTCCGTACGCTCGTTGAACTGGCTCAAATTCGGTGGCTTGGTGGCCTTTGCGTTTGTGATTGGCCTGCTGTTCGCCAGCCTCCTCGATGTTCCATCCACCAGCCTCGCCCAGGAACGAAAATCAGTCACGGGCGCAGTGATTCCGGCGTTGAACCCGCAAACCGAAGAGCGGGCCACCGCCCCCACCGGGTCGGCGGCCGCTTCGCTGATCAGTCTCTCGGATGCCTTTGCCGATGTCGCCGAGACCGTCCGGCCGAGTGTGGTGTACATCCGCTCCCGACGGACCGAACGGGTCGTCGATCAGCGGCGGGTACCCCAGGGCTTCGAGGAGTTCTTCGGACCCAGGAACCGCGGTCGCAACGAGCCTCAGGTCGAGACCGGCTCAGGGTCCGGATTCGTGGTTTCGAAAGACGGCTACATCCTGACCAACAACCACGTCGTCGACGGCGCCGATCAGGTCATGGTGCGGATGCTCGACCGTCGCGAGTACCCCGCAAAGGTCATCGGGACCGACCCAACCACCGACGTTGCCGTCATCAAGATTGAAGCGGCCCGCGGCACCACGCTTCGACCGGTTCAACTCGGCTCGAGCACTCGGTCCCGGGTCGGCGAATGGGTGCTGGCTGTCGGTAACCCGCTGTCGGAGAACCTGAGCTTCACCGTCACCTCCGGCATCATCAGCGCCAAGGGCCGCGGTCAGCTGCCCCTCCCGGGGTTTTCGGAGCGGTCGATCCAGGACTTCATCCAGACCGATGCGGCAATCAACCGCGGCAACAGCGGCGGTCCGCTGCTTAACGTCCGAGGCGAGGTGATCGGAATCAACTCCGCGATCTTCAGTCCGACGGGCGTCAGCGCAGGCTATGCCTTTGCCATTCCGATCGACCTGGCCCGGCAGGTGATGGACCAGCTGATCTCCAAGGGCAAAGTGGAGCGCGCGGCCCTCGGCGTTCAGGTCACCGACGCCTCGCCCGAGGATGCCGAATGGGCCGGTCTCGACGGCGTCTACGGCGCCAAGATCAACGATTTCCCGGCCAACTCGCCCGCGAGGAACGCAGGATTGCAGCAGGGCGACATCGTGATCGGCGTCGACGGGCAGCGGGTCGAGTACGTTGCCCAGCTGCAGCAGCTCGTGGGCTTCCGGCGGGCGGGCGAATCCGTCAAGGTCGAAGTGGCACGCAAAGGTGGCACCCGACGTACCTTTGACGTCCGCCTCATCGGACAAGACGCGACGTCTCCCGAAACCCAGGTGGCGGGCGGCGCGGCCGCACCAGGCACCGATGCATCTTCCGCGCTGCGCGAGCGGCTCGGCATCAACGGTTCGGCTCTCTCCAGCGAGATGGCTCAGCAGCTGCGGCTTCCCGCTACGGCCAAGGGCGTTGTCGTCGAGTCGGTCGATCCGTACGGTCCTGCGGATGGCCTGCTGATCAGCGGCGGGCTGATCAACATCATCACGGCGGTGGAAGACAAACCCGTCGGCAACGAAGCGGAACTGAGCGCGGTGCTCCGTTCCTACCCGCCAGGAACCGTGGTGTCGCTCAACGTGCTGCAGTACGCCAGAGGCGACGAACGACCCACCACGCGGATCGTTCGGGTCCGGCTGAAATAG
- the ilvD gene encoding dihydroxy-acid dehydratase — MLSDRIKRGASRAPHRSLLRATGAIRSEADFDRPFIAVCNSYVEIVPGHTHLQEFGRLVKDAIRAAGGIPFEFNTIGVDDGIVMGHEGMRYSLPSRELIADAVETMVAAHCFDGLICLPNCDKIVPGMLMGAARVDLPTVFVSGGPMKAGRSRTGQAIDLVSVFEGVGAHAAGRIDDADLLDLERSACPTCGSCSGMFTANSMNCIVEALGLGLSGSGTALAISDERRALLTASAEALLAAVREGRRFRDVVTAVSLDNAVALDSALGGSSNTVLHLLALAREAEVPYSIARFDAVARRTPHLAKLAPAWDGNRQWHIEDLHLAGGVGAVLAELSRSPDLVDPAAVTVEGGPLRGRFRSGARAEGGAVRSIDDAHSPTGGLEVLFGDLAPDGAVIKTGALEPGCRGFTGPARVFESEEEALDGARTGVIQPGDVVVVRFEGPRGGPGMREMLALTSFLKGSPLSSSVALITDGRFSGGTRGLCVGHVSPEAAAGGPIGRLVDGDPIRIDLAAGRLDVDGGEDRLAARTLARSNRAMPQRGWLARYAALVGSASDGAVLGLEAIPLRLEDACLATR, encoded by the coding sequence ATGTTGTCCGACCGTATCAAGCGAGGCGCATCCCGGGCGCCGCACCGCAGTCTGCTGCGCGCCACTGGCGCGATCCGGAGCGAGGCGGATTTCGACCGCCCCTTCATCGCGGTCTGTAACTCCTATGTCGAGATCGTCCCGGGGCACACCCACCTCCAGGAGTTCGGCCGGCTGGTCAAAGACGCGATTCGCGCTGCCGGCGGGATTCCGTTCGAGTTCAATACCATCGGGGTCGACGACGGGATCGTGATGGGACACGAGGGCATGCGCTACTCGCTGCCGTCGCGCGAACTGATTGCCGACGCGGTCGAGACCATGGTGGCTGCGCATTGCTTCGACGGCCTGATCTGTCTGCCCAACTGCGACAAGATCGTACCCGGGATGCTGATGGGCGCGGCCCGGGTCGACCTGCCGACCGTATTCGTCTCGGGTGGCCCCATGAAGGCGGGCCGAAGCCGAACCGGTCAGGCCATCGATCTCGTTTCGGTCTTCGAAGGCGTTGGTGCGCATGCCGCCGGGCGGATCGATGATGCGGACTTGCTGGACCTCGAACGCTCCGCCTGCCCTACCTGCGGCAGTTGCAGCGGCATGTTCACTGCCAACTCGATGAACTGCATCGTCGAGGCGCTGGGCCTGGGCTTGTCAGGGAGCGGCACCGCGCTCGCGATCTCCGACGAGCGACGAGCCCTGCTCACGGCCTCGGCGGAGGCGCTGCTGGCGGCCGTGCGTGAAGGACGGCGCTTTCGGGACGTGGTAACGGCGGTGTCGCTCGACAACGCCGTGGCGCTCGATTCCGCCCTTGGCGGTTCGTCGAACACCGTACTGCATCTGCTGGCGCTGGCGCGAGAGGCGGAAGTGCCGTACTCGATTGCTCGCTTCGACGCGGTCGCACGGCGGACGCCCCATCTTGCCAAGCTGGCGCCCGCCTGGGATGGCAATCGGCAGTGGCACATCGAGGACCTTCATCTGGCCGGCGGGGTTGGGGCCGTGCTTGCTGAGCTGTCCCGTTCGCCTGATCTGGTCGATCCAGCCGCCGTGACGGTCGAGGGCGGCCCGCTGCGAGGCCGATTCCGATCCGGCGCCCGCGCCGAGGGTGGGGCGGTTCGCTCGATCGACGACGCCCACTCGCCCACGGGGGGCCTGGAGGTCCTCTTCGGGGATCTCGCGCCGGATGGGGCGGTCATCAAGACCGGTGCGCTGGAGCCGGGATGCCGAGGCTTTACCGGGCCGGCCCGCGTCTTCGAAAGCGAAGAAGAGGCGCTCGATGGGGCGCGCACCGGGGTGATTCAGCCTGGTGACGTTGTGGTGGTGCGTTTCGAAGGCCCCCGGGGCGGCCCCGGAATGCGGGAGATGCTCGCACTGACGAGCTTCCTCAAGGGGTCACCGTTGTCGTCGTCGGTGGCGCTGATTACCGATGGCCGCTTCTCGGGTGGCACTCGGGGCCTCTGTGTCGGCCACGTCAGTCCTGAAGCTGCGGCAGGCGGGCCGATCGGTCGTCTCGTCGACGGCGATCCCATCCGGATCGATCTCGCCGCGGGCCGACTCGATGTCGACGGCGGTGAGGATCGGCTGGCGGCGCGGACGCTGGCCCGCTCGAACCGGGCCATGCCGCAGCGCGGCTGGCTGGCGCGCTATGCGGCCCTGGTCGGCAGCGCGAGCGACGGCGCCGTACTGGGGCTTGAGGCCATACCCCTGCGCCTGGAGGATGCGTGCCTGGCGACACGGTAA